The genomic stretch CTGCTGGCCCGGCTCGACCGCGACGTGCCGGTGATCGCGGGCGTGGTGATCGCCCTGCCTGGCGGCGCGCCGGTCGCCGGCGGCGCGCTGCCGCCCGGGGTCGATCTCGGCGCCCGCAGCTTCGGCGGCTACGTCGGCGACGCCGCGTTCGGCCAGGCCGGCGCCCACGTGCCGCTGGTGGTGCAGGCGCGCAGCCGCACCGGCGAGCTGGTCGCGGTGTTCGTCGCCGAGATCGATCTGGCGTTCGTGGCCGACGCGCTGCGCGGCGCCCGGCTCGCCGCGGCGCCCACGTCACGGTGGTCGACGGCCGCGGCACGACCGTGGCCAGCTCCGACGAGCGCGCGAAGGTCGGCGCGTCGCGGCGCGGCGACGTCGCGATCGATCGCGCGCTGGGCGCGGCCGCCGAGGGCCACCTGACCCGCGCCGGCGAGCTGGCGGTGTTCCGCAGCCTGTCGAGCTACCAGTCGCTGCGCGGCGTGCGCTGGGCGATCGTGCTGACCCAGCCGGAGCGCGAGGCCTACGCGGTCGCGGCGACGACCCGGCGGGTCACGCTCCTGGTCGCGGCGATCGCGCTGGCGCTCGCGCTCGCGGTCGGCGCGTTCCTGGCCGCGCGGCTGACCCGCCCGCTGACCGCGCTGGCGGCCCGCGCCGACGCGATCGCCCACGGCGACACCGCGCCCGCGCCGGCGATCCGCGGCCCCGGCGAGCTCGGCCACCTGGCGGCGCGGGTCGAGGAGATGGCCGGGCGCATCGGCGAGCGCGCCGAGCTGCAGGCGGCGCTGGCCCGCGGCGATCGACTCGCGTCGGTCGGCGTCATGGCGGCCCAGGTCGCCCACGAGATCAACAACCCGCTGACCACCGTGCTCGGCTACGCGGCGCTGCTGGCCGAGGACAAGCCGGCCGACCACGCCGACCGCCCCGGCCTCGAGCTGATCGCGGCCGAGTCGACGCGGATGAAGGCGATCGTCGCCGGGCTCCTGGGCTACGCCCGGGCCGAGTCGGCCCACGATCGCGCCGAGCCGACCGCGCCCGGGGCGATCGGCCGGCTGGTCGCGGCGCTCTTGGCGCCGGTGGTCCGCAAGGCCCGGGTCACGCTGACGGTCGCGCTCGACGACGCACCGGCGATCGCGTTCGACGGCCACGCGCTGCAGCAGGTGCTGGTCAACCTGGTCACCAACGCGGTCCACGCCGCCCCCGACGGCGCCGTGGCCGTGACCTGGAGCCCGATGCCGGGCCAGGCGGCGATCGCGATCGACGTGTGCGACGACGGCCCGGGCGTGCCCGCGGCCGAGCGCGGCCGGGTCTTCGATCCGTTCGTCACGACCAAGCCCGCCGACGCCGGCACCGGCCTGGGCCTGGCGGTGGTCCGCCACCTGGTGACCCGGGCCGGCGCGACCGTCGCCGTCGACGACGCCGCGGGCGGCGGCGCGCGCTTCCGGGTGATCGTCGCGACCGCGCCCGTGGTACCAACCGCCTGATCAACCGTCGGACCTCGCCTTGACCCCACCCACCGATCTGCGCGGCACCATCCTGGTCATCGACGACGAGCGCGGCATCCGCGCGCTGTGCGGCGACGTGCTGCGGCGCGCGGGCCACGAGGTCGAGGTGGCCGAGACCGCCGCCGCCGGCCTGGCCGCGGTCGGCCGGCGCGCGTTCGACCTGGTGCTGTGCGACATCAACCTGCCCGATCAGGACGGCGTGTCGCTCTTGCCCCGGCTGCTCGATCGCGAGCCGGCGCCGACGGTCGTGCTGATCACCGCGTACCCGTCGATCGACACCGCGGTCCGTGGCATGAAGCTCGGCGCCCGCGACTACCTGGGCAAGCCGTTCTCGCCCGACGAGCTGCGGCTGGTGGTCGGCCGCGCGCTGGCCGAGGACGCGCTGCGCCGCGACAACGCCGCGCTGCGCCGGCAGCTGGCGCTCGGCGGGCTGCTCGGCGACTCGGCGCCGATGGTCGAGCTGCGCCGCACGATCGAGAAGGTCGGCGCCAGCGACGCGACCGTGCTGGTCGCCGGCGAGAGCGGCACCGGCAAGGAGCTGGTGGCCCGCGCGCTGCACCTCGCGTCGGGCCGCGGCAGCCACGCGTTCGTGCCGGTCAACTGTGGCGCGCTGGTCGGCTCGCTGCTCGACAGCGAGCTGTTCGGCCACGTCCGCGGCGCGTTCACCGGCGCCGATCACAACAAGCGCGGGCTGGTCGTCACCGCCGATCGCGGCACGCTCCTGCTCGACGAGATCGCCGAGCTGCCGCTCGAGCTCCAGCCCAAGCTCCTGCGCACGCTCCAGGCCGGCGAGGTCAAGCCGGTCGGCGGCACCGAGACCGTCACCGTCGACGTGCGCGTGGTCGCGGCCACCAACCGCGATCTGCGGGCCGAGGTCGCGGCCGGGCGGTTCCGCGAGGATCTGTTCTACCGCCTGGCGGTGATCACGATCGAGGTGCCGCCGCTGCGCAGCCGCCGCGGCGACATCGCCCACCTGGCGCGCGCGTTCGCGGCCGCCGCCGCGCACCGGGCCCGCCGCGGCCACGTCGAGCTGTCCGACGACGCGATCGCCTGGCTCGAGGCCCAGCCGTGGCCGGGCAACGTCCGCGAGCTCGAGAACGCGATCGAGCGCGCGGTCGTCCTGGCCTCGGGCGATCGCCTCGGCGTCGACGACGTGCGCCCGCCGTCGGAGCGCGCGGTCGCGGCGCCGATCGCGGCGCTCGATCCGGCCGGCCCGGTGCTCACGCTCGACGAGCTCGAGCGCCGCCACATCCTCGCGGTGCTCGACGCGTGCGAGGGCGGCAAGACCAAGGCCGCGGCCCTGCTCGGCATCAACCGCACGACCCTGTGGAAGAAGCTGCGCCAGTACGGCCTCGAGTAGGCCGCGGCGCTCGCCGCGGGTCACCCGCTGTCGACGCGGGCCAGGGTCAGCGCCGCGGGTCACGCGCCGTCGACGCGGGCCAGCGTCAGCGCCGCGGGTCACGCGTCTGCGCCGCGGATCACGCGCCGTCGCCGCGGGTCACGCGCCGTCGCCGCGGGCCAGCGTCAGCGCCCGGGTCCGCGCCGTCGACGGGGCAGCGCCTGCGACGCGGGCCACGCGCCTCGGGGCCCCCGGGGCCACGCCGCGGATCACGCGCCGTCGCCGCGGGTCACGCGCCGTCGCCGCGGGTCACGCGCCGTCGCCGCGGGCCAGCGTCAGCGCCGCGGATCACGCGCCAGCGCCGCGGATCACGCGTCAGCGCCGCGGATCACGCGTCAGCGCCGCGGATCACGCGTCAGCGCCGCGGATCACGCGCCGTCGCCGCGGGCCAACGTCAGCGCCGCGGGCGGGCCGCACAGCGGGCAGTGGGCCGTGAACATGATCGGCGGCGCGGCCGCGTCGGGGAACCGGGTCGCGGCCATCACCGACGGCGGATCGAGGCCCTCGCCCAGGCCGCAGCGCGGGCACGGCGTGATCGTCCAGGCCGCCCGCTCGGCCAGGTAGGCCTCGGTCACCGCCAGCGGATGGCGCCCGCCCGGATCGGGCACGACGTGGATCCGCGCGCCCTGGGCCACGCTGGTCAGCGCGCGCGGCTCGCTGAGCAGCGCGCCGACGTAGATCGCCGCGCCGCGGGCGATCGGCGCGCCGTCGGCGCTCGCGCTCGGCCGCGCTGGCGCCGGCACGACCGCGTCGACGCGGACCCAGCAGCCCTCGGGCGGGCGCTGGGTCCGGCGCGGCTCGCCGTCGTGGACCAGCACCTGGAGGTCGTCGGGGAACTGCTTGTGCCAGCGCCCGGCCAGCGCCGGATCGCGGCGCCAGGGCGCGTCGGTCGGCGGCTGTGGCCCGAAGTGCTCGACCCACGGCGGCGCGGTCGGGCGCCCGCTCGCGGCCACCTCGTCGGCGGTCAGGATCCGGCTCGGCGCGCCGATCGGCAGGCGCACCGTGAGGCTGGGGGGATCGTCGGGGCGATCGGCCGGGCCGCCCTTGGCCGACATGCCGGCCTCCCAGTCCATGTAGACGAAGCCGACGAACGGCACGGCGCGCTTCCACGGCGGCTCGGGCAGCACCAGCTCGACCCAGTGCCCGAGGGCGGCGCCGTCGAGCACGTCGGGGCGCGCGGTCACGAGCCCATCGCCTGGCGCAGCAGCGCCTGGTGCGCGTCGCGCAGCCGCCCCAGATCGGCGAGGCCGCGGGCGCGCGCGTCGGCCAGCGGCTCGTCGGCGCCGACCGCCACCCGCACCTCGTAGTAGCTCTTGAGCTTGGGCTCGGTGCCCGACGGCCGCATGATCACGCGGCGGCCCTCGGCCAGCGCGAACACCAGCACGTCCGACGGCGGCAGCCCGTCAGCGCCCAGGGCCAGGTCGCGCACCTGCTCGACGGCGACGTCGCCGAGCGCGGTCGGCGGCGCGCCCCGCACCGCGGCCATGCCGCGCTTGATCGCGGCGATGCCGTCGGCGCCCGGCAGCGTGATCGAGACCTGCTCGGTCACGAACAGCCCGACCCGCCGATAGAGATCGTCGAGGTGCTCGGCGATCGTCCGCCCGCGCGCGCGGTTCCACGCCGCCAGCTCCGCGAACAGGAGCGCCGCCGAGACGCCGTCCTTGTCGCCGACCAGCTCGCCGACGCAGTAGCCGAGCGCCTCCTCGTAGCCCATCACGAACCGCCCGCCGGTGCGCGCCTGCCACGCCAGCGCCTCGTTGGCGATCCACTTGAAGCCGGTCAGCGTCTCCTTGCTGTCGGCGCCGTAGGTAGCGGCGAGGAACCGGAGCATCTGCGACGACACCAGGCTGCACGCCACCAGCCGCGGGCCGGCGCCGGCGTGGGCCAGGAGGTAGTCGGCCAGCAGCACGCCGACCTGATCGCCGGTCAACATCCGGTAACCGGTCGCCGTCGACGCGTCGGGGATCGCGACCGCCAGGCGGTCGGCGTCGGGGTCGTTGGCCAGCACCAGCGCCGCGCGCTCGCGGGCCGCCAGCGCCAGCACCCGATCCATCGCGCCCTTCTCCTCGGGGTTGGGGAAGGCCACCGTCGGGAACGCGCCGTCGGGGGCGCGCTGGCTGGGCTCGGTCGCGACCCGATCGAAGCCCGCGGCGGCGAGCACGCGCTCGACCAGGGCCGCGCCGACGCCGTGCAGCGGCGTGTACGCGATCGCCAGCGCCGCGCGCGACACCTCGGGCGCGACCTGCAGCGCCAGCACCGCCTCGACGTACGCCGACTCCATCGCCGCGCCGATCGCGCGCACCTGGCCCGCGGCCCGGGCCGCCGCCAGCTCGGCCACGGGGATCGGCGCCGCGGCGGCGCGCTCGATCGCGGCGGCGATGCCGCCGTCGATCGGCGGGATGATCTGCGCGCCGTTGCCCCAGTAGACCTTGTAGCCGTTGTACTCGGGCGGGTTGTGGCTGGCGGTCACCATGACCCCGGCGGCCGCCCGCTGCGCGCGCACCGCGTACGCGGTCACCGGCGTCGGCCACTCGGCCTCGGCCAGCCACACCGTGAACCCCGCGGCCGCCAGCACCGCCGCGGTCTCCTCCGCGAACAGCCGCGACTTGTGGCGGGCGTCGTGCCCCACGACCACCCCGCGGGCGCAGGCGTCGGGCACCTCGGCGACCAGGTAGGCCGCGACGCCGGCGGTGACCTCGCGGACCTGCAGCTGGTTCATGCGCTGCGGGCCCGCCGCCAGCACGCCCCGGATCCCGGCGGTGCCGAACTCGAGCCGGCCGCTCATCCGCTCGTCGAGCTCGTCGGCGGCGGTCCCGTCGGTCGCCGCGCGTTCGATGAGCGAGGCCAGCTCGGCGCGGGTCTCGGGGTCGGGATCTCGGGCGACCCAGGCCCGGGCGCGATCGACGGTCGACTCGTTCATGGCCGACGACTATACGCCGGCGCCGGGCCTGCGGTCGCACCTGGGCCGACACGGGCGGCGCGGTCAGGGCCACCGGGGACGCTGCGCGGCGCGTCATCACACCGTGTAGGCCGACACCGACAGATCGCACCTTGTCCGTCGAGGAATCAGCTCCGCGCGGATCCACCTACGGTATCGCCGTGGCGGAACGCTGCTACGACTAGGACAAGCTGACACATGCCCCCCCGGTGCCGGAGAGTCGGCTCACCACCGACCGATGTAGGTGACCGTCGTGCCCAGTCGGGCGTGGTGGTCTTCGCCGGGGCGCAAGTCGTTGCAATGCATGCGACGCGTGGTGCGACGTCTCCGTCGCACGGACAGATCCCCACGTTGGAACGCAATGTGCTCAGGGCCTTGGCTCCACACGATTCCAAAACGAGGGAGCCACTGATGCGCCGTCTTGCTTCTCGCGCTTCGATTCTTCTGCCCCTGGGTCTGCTCGCGCTGGGCGCCTGCGTCATGGCCGATGAGGACACCATCGACGAGAGCGGCACCCCCGTGGCCGGCGACCAGCGCCCCGGCTGGTCGGACGCGAACAACCGCCTGTGCGCGACGCCCGACGTCACCGCGGAGGAGATGACAGCGGTCGATGACGAGGCCAGCGCCTACCTCGCCGCGCACAAGAACGACGTGGTCGCCAACGCCACCGGCGGGACCATCCCCGTCTACTGGCACGTGATCAACAACGGCAGCTCGGCCTCGAGCGGCAACATCTCCGACAGCCAGATCGCCTCGCAGATCAGCGTGCTCAACGCGGCCTACGCCTCGACCGGCTGGCAGTTCAACCTGGTCAGCACCGATCGCACCACCAACGCGAGCTGGTACACGTGCGCTGGCGGCACCTGCGAGACGCAGATGAAGACCGCGCTCCGCCAGGGCTCGGCCGACGACCTCAACATCTACTCGAACAACATGGGCGGCGGCCTGCTCGGCTGGGCGACCTTCCCGTCGAGCTACGCGTCGAGCCCGAAGATGGACGGCGTGGTCATCCTGTACTCGTCGCTGCCCGGCGGCAGCGCGGCGCCGTACAACCTCGGCGACACCGCGACCCACGAGGTCGGCCACTGGATGGGCCTGTACCACACGTTCCAGGGCGGCTGCGCCCGCAAGTCGACCGGTGGTGACGGCGTCTCCGACACCCCCGCCGAGAAGAGCGCGGCGTTCGGCTGCCCGGTCGGCCGCGACACCTGCGCCAACCTCGCCGGCGCCGACCCCATCACCAACTTCATGGACTACACCGACGACTCCTGCATGGACCGCTTCAGCGCGGGCCAGGACACGCGCATGGACTCGATGTTCACGACGTATCGCTTCGGCAAGTAACACCGACGAACGTCCACGTCGCGCGACGCCCGGCCACCCGCCGGGCGTCGGCATTTTCGGGCACGTGCGTGCGAACGCTTGACGCCTCCGGGGGTGAGCGTCGACCATCGATCGATGCGAGTCTTGCTGATGTCGATGGCCGTCACCCTGTGCGCCTGCGGCGGGGGTGGCGCCAAGATCGTCGACGCCAGCCCCGGCGTCGACGCCGGTCCGGTCGACGCCGGCACGATCGACACCCCGGTCGATCCGCCCGACGCGGGGCTCGACGCGGCGATCGGTCACCCCGGTACGGGCACGGTCACGGGTGCGGTGCGGGCCGCGAGCCCCAACTACTCGCTGTACGGCACGCTACGCAGCGGCGACGGCTCGTCCGCGTCGCCGTCGTACCAGCGCCGGGGTGGCATCACCGGAGCCACGCAGCCGTGATCGCGTCGAACCTGACCCGAGGAGCATCCATGCGCACGATCATCGCCACCGCCGTCCTCGCGCTCACCGTGCTCGGCGGCGCGCAGACCGCCACCGCTGGCCAGGGTGACGTGCCGGCGCTGTTCACGCAGACCGGCCGGATGTTCGACGCCGGAGCGCAGCCGGTCGTCGGGGACGTCGCCATGGTGTTCGCGCTCTACGACGTGCCGTCGGGCGGCGCCGCGATCTGGACCGAGGCCCACACCGTGACGTTCGACGACGGATACTTCATCGTCGGCCTCGGCGGGACGACGCCGCTGCCGCTGTTCGACGGCACGCCCAAGTACCTCGGCATCCAGGTCGCCGCGGATCCGGAGATGACCCCGCGCGAGGAGCTGGTGAGCGTGCCCTACGCGCAGGTCGCCGGCGACGTGATCGGCGACATCCACCCGGGCAGCGTGTTCATCGGCACCACCCCGGTCATCGATCAGAACGGCCACTGGGTCGGCGATCCCAGCGGGCTCGTCGGGCCCCAGGGCCCGATCGGCCTCACCGGTCCCGCCGGTCCCGCCGGGGCGGCCGGACCTCAGGGACCCACCGGGCTGACCGGGCTCACTGGACTCACCGGCGCCACCGGGCCGGCCGGCGCGGCCGGCGCGGCCGGCGCCACCGGCCCCCAGGGCCCGATCGGGCTCACCGGGCTCACCGGACTCACCGGCGCCACTGGGCCGGCCGGCGCGGCCGGCGCCACCGGCCCCCAGGGCCCGATCGGGCTCACGGGACTCACCGGACTCACCGGCGCCACTGGGCCGGCCGGCGCGGCCGGCGCCACCGGCCCCCAGGGCCCGATCGGGCTCACGGGACTCACCGGACCCGCGGGCCCGCAGGGGCCGATCGGACTGACGGGTCTCACCGGCCTCACGGGATCCACTGGCCCCGCCGGCGCAACCGGCCCGCAGGGGCCGACCGGACTCACAGGGCCGACCGGACTCACAGGGCCAACCGGTCCGCAGGGGCCGATCGGTCTCACGGGCGCAACCGGTCTCACGGGTGCCACAGGGCCTGCCGGCCCGCAGGGCCTGACCGGCCTCACTGGCCCCGCCGGCGCCACCGGTCCGCAGGGGCCGATCGGTCTCACGGGCGCAACCGGTCTCACGGGTGCCACAGGGCCTGCCGGTTCGCAGGGCCCCATCGGCCTCACCGGCCCCGCCGGCGCCACCGGTTCGCAGGGCCCCATCGGCCTCACCGGCCCCGCCGGCGCCACCGGTTCGCAGGGCCCCATCGGCCTCACCGGCCCCGCCGGCGCCACCGGTTCGCAGGGCCCCATCGGCCTCACCGGCCCCGCCGGCGCCACCGGTTCGAGGGCCCCATCGGCCTCCCCGCCGCGCCACCCCCCCCTCACCGCCCGCCGGCGCCACCGGTTCGCAGGGCCCCATCGGCCTCACCGGCCCCGCCGGCGCCACCGGCGCCACCGGCGCACCGGGGCCAAGCGCGCTCGCGAACTGCCCGAGCGGCATGGTCCAGATCGAGCTGCCGCTGTCGACCCTGTGCTTCGACGTGGGCCCAGCGCTCACCTGGGACATGGCGGACGAGTACTGCTTCGGACAGCATCGCGCGTCGCTGTGCACGCTGACCCAGTACCGCATGGCAGTGTGCCGCGCCGGCGCCGGCGCGCCAGGTCGGGCCTGGACCTCGACGCCGACCGGGAGCGGCGCCTTCGCCACGGTCTCGGGCTGCACCGCCGAGATGGTCTCGGAGGGCTTCTACCAGCTTCAGTTCCAGGCCGCGTGCTGCGCCGAGTGGCCGCGCTACTGATCAGGTCGACGCCCCCCGGGCGTTCACCGCCGGGCCACCTCGTACCCGATGGTCAGCGCGAGCGGCGCGGCGTCGAGCTGATCGATCCGGACCAGCGCGGCGAGCTGGAGCCGGCCTGGCCCGAAGCGCTGCTGCGCGCCTAGCCCGACGCTGGTGCCGAGGTTGTCCTCGCTGGCGCCGGACGGGGCCAGCGCCGCGCGCGCGTGCGCGACCAGGCCGAGCGCGGTGGTCGGGGTCACGCGCCACGCCAGCGACGCGCCGAGCCAGGCGTAGGCGAACGGCCGCGGCGTGTGCGGCTCGGTGTGGAAGGTCAGCTCGCCGCCGACCTCGAGCTGGGCGATCCAGTCAGCGGTCACGCTGCGCGCGCCGCCTGCGATCCGGATCGTCGGGAACGCGTCGTGGTGCGGCTGCTGCGCGAGGTCGACGTCGAGGGCCGAGGGGGCGCGCCAGACGTCGGTCGCTTCGAGCAGCTGCAGCCGCACCACCGGCCGCCAGCGCCCGGGCCGGGGCGACCACCAGCGCGCGACGTCGACGCGCGCGCCGGCGCGGCCGGTGCCGTCGTTGATCTCGACGCCGCGGCGGGTGTCGCGCTCACGCCAGGTGACCGCGCCAAGGGAGATCGCCAGCACCCACCCGGCGCTCGCCAGCCGCACGTGCGCGGTGCCGGCGAGGGCCCGCGACGAGAACCCCGGCGTGCCCTCGACCAGCGCGGCGTCGACCACGAAGCCGACCGCCGTGGTCGGCAGCGGCGCCAGGCCCGGCGCGGTCCAGTCGTCGGCGCGGCTCGACGACGGGACCGCCAGGGCCACCATCGCGAGCACCCCCGCCGCCCGGACGGTCACGGCGCCACCGCCAGCGACCAGGACACGTCGGCGACCGGGTACCACGCGCCCTCGTCGTCGTCGTCGTCGACGACCACGACCGCCGCGCCGGCCGTCGCGGTCAGCGCGTCGGCCGGCAGCTCGAAGCGCAGGGTCAGCCCCGGCAGCTCGCGCGCGCTCATCGGGTAGACGGGACCGGTCGGCGCGCCGTCGCGCGCGGCGGCCAGGCCGAACGACCCCGCCGAGTAGATCTCGCTGCAGCCAAGGCGCAGCGTCACCGACGCGGCGGCCCCGGGCGCGAGCGCGACCGGGGTCACCTCGGTCGCGCGGCAATCCTCCACCGCCATCCGACGATCGGCGCAGGCGCCGACGCCGACGCCGACGCCGACCAACACGCTCACCACGCTCCACGCGATCCGCATGCGCGTCGATATTGCAGTCGACGTGCCGCGACGATCGGCCCGGCCACGGCGCTCGGTGTCCACTGGTCAACACCGCGGTCGCGATCGACCGTCGGGGATTCGGCAGCGTCGCGAGGTCTCCACCGGCGGCGCGGTCCGACCGCGCTACGGCGGCGAGACCAGCGGCGCGCGGAACACCAGCAGCTCGTCGGGGCCGGTGATCGTCCGGTACTGGTTGTCGACGGCGGCGACCACGCGCCCGTCGGGCAGCCGCGCCAGCCCCTCGAGGTTCAGGCTGCCGCGCAGCACCGGCGCCAGATCGAGGACCACCGTCGGCACGATCGTCGCGGCGTCGCCGCCCAGGTCGAACGCCAGGATGCGCGTGACCGCGAAGTGCCGCTCGATCGCCAGCGCGCGCACGCGCTCGCCGTCGCGCCAGCACTCGAGCGCCGACAGCTTGCCGGTCGTGGTCGTGAGCCGCAGCCGCTGGACCGCGCGGCGATCGCGCGCCCGATCGATCGTGACGATCGGCGCCCAGCGCCCGTCGCCGTCGGTGCCCGCGGTCTCGATCGCGATCGCCAGCAGGTCGCCGGCGCTGCACACGCCCTCGGCGCCGCGGTTGGCGCCGACCTCGACGCCGACCTCGTCCTGGCGCAGCTCGATCGGCGGCGCCGTCGCCACCAGCGCGTCGCCGACGCGGGTCAGCGCGAACACCCGCGCGACGCCGTGATCGCGCCCCTCGGTCCCGACCCAGAGACCGTCCGGCGCGATGGCGACCGCCTCGAGATCCTCGTCGGCCGGGACGCCGCGCACCGGCGCCCGCACCGTGGTCGCGCGCTCGCCCTCGAGCGTGATCGCGAACGCCGCCGCGCCCCGCTCGGCGACGGTCCACAGCGTGCCGTCGCCGTCGACCGCCAGGCCCGAGAGGCCGTGGACCCCGCCGGTGTCGATCGTGACCCGGGTGAACAGCGCCGCCGCGGCCTCGCGGTCGAGCCCGGGCCCGCGCGCGCCGCACGCCGCCAGCGTCAGCGCCAGCGCGAACCGCACGCGCGCGATCCTCACGCCGGGGCCCGCAGCACGATCCGCGCGATCTCGGGCGGCGCGCCGACGCGCACCGGCGGTCCCCAGTAGCCGGCGCCGCGGCACACGTACAGCGTCGTGCCGCCCTCGTGGTACAGGCCCGCGACCCGCCCGCCCTGCTGCAGCGCGACCACGTAGTGCCACGGCCACACCTGGCCGCCGTGGGTGTGCCCCGACAGCTGCAGCGCCACGCCGTGGCGGATCGCGTGGACGATCTGCTTGGGCTGGTGCGCCAGCAAGACCACCGGGTGCGCTGGATCGCGGCCGGCCAGCGCGGCGTCGTACCGCGGTGGCGCGCC from Myxococcales bacterium encodes the following:
- a CDS encoding sigma-54-dependent Fis family transcriptional regulator, translating into MRGTILVIDDERGIRALCGDVLRRAGHEVEVAETAAAGLAAVGRRAFDLVLCDINLPDQDGVSLLPRLLDREPAPTVVLITAYPSIDTAVRGMKLGARDYLGKPFSPDELRLVVGRALAEDALRRDNAALRRQLALGGLLGDSAPMVELRRTIEKVGASDATVLVAGESGTGKELVARALHLASGRGSHAFVPVNCGALVGSLLDSELFGHVRGAFTGADHNKRGLVVTADRGTLLLDEIAELPLELQPKLLRTLQAGEVKPVGGTETVTVDVRVVAATNRDLRAEVAAGRFREDLFYRLAVITIEVPPLRSRRGDIAHLARAFAAAAAHRARRGHVELSDDAIAWLEAQPWPGNVRELENAIERAVVLASGDRLGVDDVRPPSERAVAAPIAALDPAGPVLTLDELERRHILAVLDACEGGKTKAAALLGINRTTLWKKLRQYGLE
- a CDS encoding zinc metalloprotease is translated as MRRLASRASILLPLGLLALGACVMADEDTIDESGTPVAGDQRPGWSDANNRLCATPDVTAEEMTAVDDEASAYLAAHKNDVVANATGGTIPVYWHVINNGSSASSGNISDSQIASQISVLNAAYASTGWQFNLVSTDRTTNASWYTCAGGTCETQMKTALRQGSADDLNIYSNNMGGGLLGWATFPSSYASSPKMDGVVILYSSLPGGSAAPYNLGDTATHEVGHWMGLYHTFQGGCARKSTGGDGVSDTPAEKSAAFGCPVGRDTCANLAGADPITNFMDYTDDSCMDRFSAGQDTRMDSMFTTYRFGK
- a CDS encoding phospho-sugar mutase, whose product is MNESTVDRARAWVARDPDPETRAELASLIERAATDGTAADELDERMSGRLEFGTAGIRGVLAAGPQRMNQLQVREVTAGVAAYLVAEVPDACARGVVVGHDARHKSRLFAEETAAVLAAAGFTVWLAEAEWPTPVTAYAVRAQRAAAGVMVTASHNPPEYNGYKVYWGNGAQIIPPIDGGIAAAIERAAAAPIPVAELAAARAAGQVRAIGAAMESAYVEAVLALQVAPEVSRAALAIAYTPLHGVGAALVERVLAAAGFDRVATEPSQRAPDGAFPTVAFPNPEEKGAMDRVLALAARERAALVLANDPDADRLAVAIPDASTATGYRMLTGDQVGVLLADYLLAHAGAGPRLVACSLVSSQMLRFLAATYGADSKETLTGFKWIANEALAWQARTGGRFVMGYEEALGYCVGELVGDKDGVSAALLFAELAAWNRARGRTIAEHLDDLYRRVGLFVTEQVSITLPGADGIAAIKRGMAAVRGAPPTALGDVAVEQVRDLALGADGLPPSDVLVFALAEGRRVIMRPSGTEPKLKSYYEVRVAVGADEPLADARARGLADLGRLRDAHQALLRQAMGS
- a CDS encoding HAMP domain-containing histidine kinase, yielding MASSDERAKVGASRRGDVAIDRALGAAAEGHLTRAGELAVFRSLSSYQSLRGVRWAIVLTQPEREAYAVAATTRRVTLLVAAIALALALAVGAFLAARLTRPLTALAARADAIAHGDTAPAPAIRGPGELGHLAARVEEMAGRIGERAELQAALARGDRLASVGVMAAQVAHEINNPLTTVLGYAALLAEDKPADHADRPGLELIAAESTRMKAIVAGLLGYARAESAHDRAEPTAPGAIGRLVAALLAPVVRKARVTLTVALDDAPAIAFDGHALQQVLVNLVTNAVHAAPDGAVAVTWSPMPGQAAIAIDVCDDGPGVPAAERGRVFDPFVTTKPADAGTGLGLAVVRHLVTRAGATVAVDDAAGGGARFRVIVATAPVVPTA
- a CDS encoding esterase-like activity of phytase family protein — its product is MRFALALTLAACGARGPGLDREAAAALFTRVTIDTGGVHGLSGLAVDGDGTLWTVAERGAAAFAITLEGERATTVRAPVRGVPADEDLEAVAIAPDGLWVGTEGRDHGVARVFALTRVGDALVATAPPIELRQDEVGVEVGANRGAEGVCSAGDLLAIAIETAGTDGDGRWAPIVTIDRARDRRAVQRLRLTTTTGKLSALECWRDGERVRALAIERHFAVTRILAFDLGGDAATIVPTVVLDLAPVLRGSLNLEGLARLPDGRVVAAVDNQYRTITGPDELLVFRAPLVSPP